From one Phycodurus eques isolate BA_2022a chromosome 6, UOR_Pequ_1.1, whole genome shotgun sequence genomic stretch:
- the mnd1 gene encoding meiotic nuclear division protein 1 homolog, with the protein MSKKKGLSLEEKRSRMMEIFFETKDVFQLKDIEKIAPKTKGITPMTVKEVLQSLVDDNMVDCERVGTSNYYWAFPSKALHARELKLEELNKQVLEAKQRKTSLEDAIGKAKEGRQDTKERSVMLKELQALKEERAQMQTELDKYKECDPQVVEQMRKSNVVAKEAVSRWTDNVFAIKSWTKKKFAFDDSRIVKAFGIPEDFDYMD; encoded by the exons ATG TCCAAAAAGAAAGGACTAAGTTTGGAGGAGAAGAGAAGCCGCATGATGGAGATTTTCTTTGAAACA AAGGATGTCTTTCAGCTGAAAGACATTGAGAAGATTGCCCCTAAAACAAAGGGAATAA CACCTATGACGGTGAAGGAGGTGCTGCAGAGCCTGGTGGATGACAATATGGTGGACTGTGAGCGTGTGGGCACGTCCAACTACTACTGGGCCTTCCCTAGCAAAGCTCTGCACGCTCGCGAGCTCAAACTGGAGGAGCTGAACAAACAG GTGTTGGAGGCAAAGCAGCGCAAAACTTCGCTGGAGGACGCGATTGGAAAAGCCAAAGAAGGACGTCAGGATACA aaAGAGAGAAGCGTCATGTTGAAGGAGCTTCAGGCTCTGAAAGAGGAGCGGGCTCAGATGCAGACTGAGTTGGACAAATACAAGGAGTGTGACCCACAAGTTGTCGAACAGATGA GAAAATCAAATGTTGTGGCCAAAGAAGCCGTTTCCAGGTGGACAG ATAATGTTTTCGCCATCAAGTCGTGGACCAAGAAAAAATTTGCGTTCGACGACAGCCGCATCGTCAAAGCCTTCGGGATCCCCGAGGACTTCGACTACATGGATTGA